In the Staphylococcus condimenti genome, one interval contains:
- the rho gene encoding transcription termination factor Rho codes for MTERVRTSPQYESFHELYKNNTTKVLTEKAKALKLTNYSKLNKKELVLAIMEAQMEKDGNYYMEGILDDIQPDGYGFLRTVNYSKGEKDIYISASQIRRFEIKLGDKVTGKVRKPKDNEKYYGLLQVDFVNDHNAEEVKKRPHFQALTPLYPEERIKLETEPTNYSTRIMDLVAPIGLGQRGLIVAPPKAGKTSLLKEIANAITTNKPDAKLFILLVGERPEEVTDIERSSEDAEVVHSTFDEPPQHHVKVAELLLERAKRLVEIGEDVIILMDSITRLARAYNLVIPPSGRTLSGGLDPASLYKPKNFFGAARNIEAGGSLTILATALVDTGSRMDDVIYEEFKGTGNMELHLDRKLSERRIFPAIDIARSSTRKEELLVDKKELDSLWQLRNMFRDTTDFTERFIRKLKKSKTNKEFFEQLQDAAIESKKTGKPII; via the coding sequence ATGACTGAAAGAGTGCGTACATCTCCTCAATATGAGTCTTTTCATGAGTTGTACAAAAATAATACAACGAAAGTTTTAACTGAAAAGGCTAAAGCGTTGAAATTAACAAATTATAGTAAATTAAATAAAAAAGAATTAGTTCTGGCCATCATGGAAGCGCAAATGGAAAAAGACGGCAATTATTATATGGAAGGTATCTTAGATGATATTCAGCCAGATGGTTACGGTTTTTTAAGAACAGTCAACTATTCCAAAGGTGAAAAAGATATCTATATTTCAGCCAGCCAAATTCGACGCTTTGAAATTAAACTTGGTGACAAAGTTACTGGTAAAGTCAGAAAGCCTAAGGACAACGAAAAGTACTACGGTTTGCTTCAAGTTGATTTCGTCAACGACCATAATGCTGAGGAAGTAAAGAAAAGACCCCACTTCCAAGCTCTCACTCCACTTTATCCCGAAGAAAGAATCAAATTAGAAACAGAGCCCACTAATTATTCAACAAGAATTATGGATTTAGTTGCACCCATCGGTTTAGGTCAACGTGGATTGATTGTAGCACCTCCAAAAGCAGGTAAAACATCATTATTAAAAGAAATTGCGAATGCTATTACAACAAATAAACCGGATGCCAAATTATTTATCCTCTTAGTAGGAGAACGTCCTGAAGAGGTTACAGATATTGAACGCTCAAGCGAAGATGCTGAAGTAGTACACTCAACATTTGATGAACCGCCGCAACATCATGTTAAAGTTGCCGAATTATTATTAGAACGTGCGAAACGTTTGGTTGAAATTGGTGAAGATGTCATTATTTTAATGGATTCTATTACACGTTTAGCACGTGCTTATAACTTGGTCATTCCACCAAGCGGCCGTACATTATCAGGCGGTTTAGATCCTGCATCGTTATACAAACCTAAAAACTTTTTTGGTGCAGCTAGAAATATTGAAGCTGGCGGAAGTTTGACGATACTTGCTACAGCTTTAGTAGATACAGGTTCTAGAATGGACGATGTTATTTATGAAGAGTTTAAAGGTACAGGCAACATGGAATTACACCTTGACCGAAAACTCTCAGAGCGTCGTATTTTCCCTGCAATTGATATCGCTAGAAGTTCTACACGTAAAGAAGAATTATTAGTAGATAAAAAAGAATTAGATAGTCTATGGCAATTACGTAATATGTTCCGCGATACCACTGATTTTACAGAGCGCTTTATTCGCAAATTGAAAAAATCAAAAACGAACAAGGAATTTTTCGAACAATTACAAGATGCAGCTATAGAAAGTAAGAAAACAGGTAAACCGATTATCTAA
- a CDS encoding type B 50S ribosomal protein L31 translates to MRQGIHPEYHKVIFLDTTTNFKFLSGSTKTSSETMEWEDGNEYPVIRLDISSDSHPFYTGRQKFAAADGRVERFNKKFGLKSSNNNE, encoded by the coding sequence ATGAGACAAGGAATTCATCCTGAATACCACAAAGTTATTTTCTTAGATACAACAACTAACTTTAAATTTTTAAGTGGTTCAACTAAAACATCATCAGAAACTATGGAATGGGAAGATGGCAACGAATATCCAGTAATTCGTTTAGACATCTCTTCAGATTCACATCCATTCTACACTGGTCGTCAAAAATTCGCTGCTGCGGATGGCCGTGTTGAACGTTTCAACAAAAAATTTGGTCTTAAATCATCAAATAATAACGAATAA
- a CDS encoding thymidine kinase, with protein sequence MYETYHSGWIECITGSMFSGKSEELIRRLKRGIFAKQKVVVFKPAIDDRYHKEKVVSHNGNAIEAINIQRAEEILEHDLSEVDVIGIDEVQFFENKIVEIAQDLAEQGHRVIVAGLDMDFKGRPFEPMPQLLAVSELVTKLQAVCAVCGAPASRTQRLINGRPAKADDPVIMVGADESYEPRCRAHHIVAPSESEKEEL encoded by the coding sequence ATGTACGAAACTTATCATTCCGGATGGATTGAATGTATCACAGGCAGTATGTTCAGTGGAAAATCTGAAGAACTGATTCGCAGATTAAAACGAGGCATTTTTGCGAAACAAAAAGTGGTAGTATTCAAACCTGCAATAGACGATCGTTACCATAAAGAAAAAGTGGTATCTCATAATGGCAATGCAATTGAAGCAATCAATATCCAACGAGCTGAAGAAATTTTAGAGCATGACTTATCTGAAGTAGATGTTATAGGAATTGATGAAGTTCAATTTTTTGAAAATAAAATCGTAGAAATTGCTCAAGATTTAGCAGAACAAGGCCATCGTGTCATTGTTGCAGGACTAGACATGGATTTTAAAGGCAGACCTTTTGAACCTATGCCGCAACTTTTGGCAGTGAGTGAACTTGTAACAAAGCTCCAAGCGGTATGTGCCGTATGCGGTGCACCAGCCAGCAGAACGCAACGTCTTATAAATGGCAGACCAGCTAAAGCGGATGACCCTGTTATCATGGTAGGAGCAGATGAGAGTTATGAACCAAGATGCCGTGCGCACCATATCGTAGCGCCGAGTGAATCTGAGAAGGAGGAATTGTGA
- the prfA gene encoding peptide chain release factor 1, producing the protein MFDQLDIVEERYEQLNELLSDPDVVSDSNKLREYSKEQSDLQKTVDVYRQYKQNKEDIDEIVEMLSETTDKEEVDMLKTDMNELKDTLPGLEEELKMLLIPKDPNDDKNVVVEIRAAAGGDEAAIFAGDLYRMYTRFSEGLGYKTEVIEMNDSDHGGFKEISFTINGQGAYSKLKYENGAHRVQRVPETESGGRIHTSTATVAVLPEAEDVEVDIKDADLKIETYRSSGAGGQHVNTTDSAVRITHLPTGIIATSSEKSQIQNREKALKVLKARVYDMKLQEEQEKYDSERKSAVGTGDRSERIRTYNYPQNRVTDHRIGLTIQKLDQIVEGKLDEIIDALTMSEQTEKLKELNNVDL; encoded by the coding sequence ATGTTTGACCAGTTAGATATTGTTGAAGAACGTTATGAACAATTAAATGAATTACTAAGTGATCCAGATGTGGTAAGTGATTCAAATAAACTTCGTGAATATTCTAAAGAACAATCTGATTTACAAAAGACAGTAGATGTTTATCGTCAGTATAAACAAAATAAGGAAGATATTGATGAAATCGTAGAAATGCTGTCTGAAACAACAGATAAAGAAGAAGTAGACATGTTGAAAACTGACATGAATGAATTAAAAGATACATTGCCAGGTTTAGAGGAAGAGTTGAAAATGCTGCTCATTCCTAAAGATCCTAATGACGACAAAAACGTTGTAGTTGAAATCAGAGCAGCTGCAGGCGGTGATGAAGCAGCTATCTTTGCTGGGGATTTATATCGTATGTACACACGCTTTAGTGAAGGGCTTGGTTATAAAACAGAAGTGATTGAAATGAATGATAGCGATCATGGCGGTTTTAAAGAAATCAGTTTCACAATTAATGGTCAAGGTGCTTATTCTAAATTGAAATATGAAAACGGAGCTCACCGTGTGCAGCGTGTTCCAGAAACTGAATCAGGTGGTCGTATTCATACTTCTACTGCGACCGTTGCAGTATTGCCTGAAGCAGAAGATGTAGAAGTGGATATTAAAGATGCAGATTTAAAAATTGAAACATACCGTTCAAGCGGTGCAGGTGGACAGCACGTTAATACAACTGACTCAGCAGTGCGTATTACTCACTTGCCGACTGGTATTATTGCGACTTCTTCTGAAAAATCCCAAATTCAAAACCGTGAAAAAGCTTTAAAAGTATTGAAAGCACGTGTTTATGATATGAAATTACAAGAGGAACAAGAAAAATATGATTCAGAACGTAAATCTGCAGTAGGTACAGGAGATCGTTCAGAACGTATTCGTACGTATAACTATCCTCAAAATCGTGTGACGGATCATCGTATTGGTTTAACAATTCAAAAACTTGATCAAATTGTTGAAGGTAAATTAGATGAAATTATTGATGCTTTAACAATGTCAGAACAGACAGAGAAACTGAAAGAACTGAATAACGTTGACTTATAA
- the prmC gene encoding peptide chain release factor N(5)-glutamine methyltransferase → MTYKEAVSKASKQAIAKGFEPKRAEWLMMDLFDWSFTDYVMRREENISDDELERFNDAAERMLSGEPIQYITGFQTFLGEKFKVDNRCLIPRPETEEVLLHFKERCQQGAVVADIGTGSGIIAVMLKQLRPDLKVYATDLYDGPLEVAKQNAHVHHAEITFLKGNALEPLVDNNIRLDGLISNPPYIDFADASEMAETVLDFEPHQALFAENHGLAIYAAIIEQLPYVMNDNAIVVFEIGFEQGAVLKRMIERKYPHIEVEVIADINSNDRIVSFQWNSV, encoded by the coding sequence TTGACTTATAAAGAAGCTGTAAGTAAAGCTTCAAAACAAGCAATTGCAAAAGGTTTCGAACCTAAACGAGCAGAATGGCTAATGATGGATTTATTTGATTGGTCATTTACAGATTACGTCATGCGGCGCGAAGAAAATATTTCAGATGATGAATTGGAACGATTTAATGATGCTGCTGAACGCATGCTTTCAGGTGAACCGATTCAATACATTACAGGATTTCAAACTTTTTTAGGCGAGAAATTTAAAGTAGATAACCGTTGTTTGATTCCACGTCCTGAAACAGAAGAGGTACTATTACATTTTAAAGAACGATGTCAACAAGGTGCTGTTGTAGCCGATATTGGGACAGGAAGCGGTATTATTGCTGTGATGTTGAAACAATTACGCCCTGATTTAAAAGTATATGCGACAGATTTGTATGATGGCCCTTTAGAAGTTGCAAAACAAAATGCACATGTACATCATGCAGAAATCACTTTCTTAAAAGGAAATGCATTAGAACCATTAGTTGACAATAATATCCGTTTAGATGGATTGATTTCAAATCCGCCATATATAGATTTTGCTGATGCTTCAGAAATGGCGGAAACTGTTTTGGATTTTGAGCCGCATCAAGCGTTGTTTGCAGAAAATCATGGTTTAGCAATTTATGCTGCTATCATTGAACAGTTACCATATGTAATGAATGATAATGCCATAGTGGTATTTGAAATCGGTTTTGAACAAGGAGCAGTATTAAAAAGAATGATAGAAAGAAAATATCCTCATATTGAGGTTGAGGTAATTGCAGATATTAATAGTAATGATCGCATTGTATCATTTCAATGGAACTCTGTTTAA
- a CDS encoding L-threonylcarbamoyladenylate synthase, with product MQTKIWDLSEEIDSSKAKAAIEEIAEIYRKGELVAIPTETVYGLGANAKDDTAVKKIYEAKGRPSDNPLIVHIYDQTQMNDFITEIPEKAQQLMDVFWPGPISFILPLKEGYLCKRVSGGLSSIAVRMPSHPVGRAILKAVRLPIAAPSANLSGRPSPTTFEHVNHDLNGKVAGIVNGDQSEEGLESTVLDCTQYPFRIARPGAITVEMIEQVIPGSIDTTSVLNTDKPIAPGMKYKHYSPDTPVAMLTDLNAAITSQKNWENTLFAVPATLKKYLPKKALYRELSVDETDLKNANHNLYQILHELDTDTDIEQGYIFKFDKTDESNAFLNRLEKATGNQIVGAEQL from the coding sequence ATGCAGACAAAAATATGGGACTTAAGTGAAGAGATTGATTCGTCAAAAGCCAAAGCGGCAATAGAAGAAATTGCTGAAATATACCGAAAAGGCGAGTTAGTCGCAATCCCAACTGAAACAGTATATGGATTAGGTGCTAATGCAAAAGATGATACAGCCGTAAAAAAAATCTATGAAGCCAAAGGCCGCCCATCTGATAATCCATTAATTGTACATATATACGACCAAACACAAATGAATGACTTTATTACTGAAATTCCAGAAAAGGCACAACAATTGATGGATGTGTTCTGGCCAGGTCCTATTTCATTTATTTTGCCATTAAAAGAAGGTTATTTATGTAAAAGGGTGTCAGGAGGATTATCTTCTATTGCTGTCAGAATGCCAAGTCATCCAGTAGGGCGTGCTATTTTAAAAGCAGTTAGATTACCAATTGCAGCACCGAGTGCAAATTTAAGCGGCCGTCCATCACCTACAACTTTTGAACATGTCAATCATGATTTAAATGGTAAAGTAGCTGGAATTGTTAATGGAGATCAGAGTGAAGAAGGATTGGAAAGTACAGTGTTGGATTGTACACAGTATCCATTTAGAATAGCGCGTCCAGGCGCCATCACTGTAGAAATGATAGAACAGGTGATACCTGGTAGTATAGATACGACATCGGTATTGAATACAGACAAACCTATCGCGCCTGGTATGAAATATAAGCACTATTCTCCAGACACGCCAGTAGCGATGCTGACGGATTTAAATGCAGCTATCACATCTCAGAAAAATTGGGAAAACACTTTGTTTGCAGTGCCGGCTACACTTAAAAAATATCTTCCCAAAAAAGCATTGTATCGTGAATTGAGTGTAGATGAAACGGATTTAAAAAATGCGAATCATAACTTGTATCAAATACTGCATGAATTAGATACAGATACAGATATCGAGCAAGGTTATATTTTTAAATTTGATAAAACTGATGAAAGTAATGCTTTTCTTAATCGTTTAGAAAAAGCAACTGGAAATCAAATAGTAGGAGCAGAACAGTTATGA
- a CDS encoding low molecular weight protein arginine phosphatase, with amino-acid sequence MKIIFVCTGNTCRSPMAESIAKKLLPEHTIESRGLFAMDGQAPSMYTKEILAKENFDAPTMAEQWRDSDTNADLILTMTASHKQQLEMMYPQSLPIYTLYEYAKQNGEVSDPIGGSYSDYQNVYKELYYLITELKHRIEFM; translated from the coding sequence ATGAAAATAATTTTTGTCTGTACAGGCAATACATGCCGCAGTCCAATGGCAGAAAGTATTGCAAAAAAACTTTTACCAGAGCATACAATTGAATCGCGCGGTTTATTTGCAATGGATGGACAAGCACCTTCTATGTATACAAAAGAAATTTTAGCAAAAGAAAATTTTGATGCCCCGACTATGGCTGAGCAATGGCGTGATTCAGATACAAATGCAGATTTAATCTTAACAATGACTGCAAGTCATAAACAGCAGCTTGAAATGATGTATCCGCAATCATTACCTATTTATACATTATATGAATATGCAAAACAAAATGGTGAGGTATCAGATCCTATAGGCGGCAGTTACTCAGATTATCAAAATGTTTATAAAGAATTGTATTATTTAATCACAGAATTGAAACATCGTATCGAGTTTATGTGA
- a CDS encoding TIGR01440 family protein, with the protein MENLELLLEELKEQDFFKADEICVIGCSTSEVIGERIGSVGSIDVAQEIFDALMKVSNETGVIFAFQGCEHINRAITIEREHFNPLTMEEVTVVPAVHAGGSMSTYAYRHMKDPMVVEEITASRGIDIGQTMIGMHIKHVAIPVRTSVKTVGDAIVTIASSRPKLIGGERAHYTL; encoded by the coding sequence ATGGAAAATTTGGAGTTATTGCTAGAAGAATTGAAAGAACAAGATTTCTTTAAAGCTGATGAAATTTGCGTAATCGGCTGCTCAACATCTGAAGTAATTGGAGAAAGAATCGGTTCTGTAGGTTCAATTGATGTTGCACAAGAAATCTTTGACGCTTTAATGAAAGTAAGTAATGAGACTGGCGTTATTTTCGCATTCCAAGGATGTGAGCACATTAATAGGGCAATTACAATCGAACGTGAACATTTCAATCCACTTACAATGGAAGAAGTAACAGTTGTACCTGCTGTTCACGCTGGTGGCAGTATGTCCACATATGCTTATCGTCATATGAAAGATCCGATGGTAGTTGAAGAGATTACAGCTTCACGTGGTATCGATATTGGACAAACTATGATTGGTATGCACATTAAACATGTTGCTATACCGGTTCGCACTTCAGTTAAAACAGTTGGAGATGCAATTGTCACGATTGCTTCTTCTAGACCGAAATTGATTGGCGGCGAACGTGCTCACTATACTTTATAA
- the glyA gene encoding serine hydroxymethyltransferase, whose amino-acid sequence MSFIEKEDKAVFEAIQNEYNRQNNNIELIASENFVSEAVMEAQGSVLTNKYAEGYPGRRYYGGCQYVDVTETLAIERAKELFGAEHVNVQPHSGSQANMAVYLVALDHGDTVLGMNLSHGGHLTHGAPVNFSGKFYNFVEYGVDKETERIDYEEVRRLAKENKPKLIVAGASAYPREIDFKKFKEIADEVGAKLMVDMAHIAGLIAAGLHQNPVDYADFVTTTTHKTLRGPRGGMILTKEEYAKQIDKTIFPGIQGGPLEHVIAAKAVAFGEALNPDFKDYQEQVIKNAKVLADTLVKEGFRVVSGGTDNHLVAVDVKGSFGITGKEAEEALDEVGITCNKNTIPFDQEKPFVTSGLRLGTPAATTRGFKEEDFEEVAKIISLVVQNPKDEAKLKEASERVAALTSKHPLYK is encoded by the coding sequence ATGTCATTTATCGAAAAGGAAGACAAAGCAGTATTTGAAGCTATTCAAAATGAATACAACCGCCAGAACAACAACATTGAATTAATCGCATCTGAAAACTTTGTATCTGAAGCAGTTATGGAGGCACAAGGTTCGGTATTAACGAATAAGTATGCCGAAGGTTATCCAGGTCGCCGTTATTATGGTGGCTGTCAGTATGTAGACGTTACTGAAACATTAGCAATTGAACGTGCTAAGGAATTGTTCGGTGCAGAACATGTGAATGTTCAGCCGCATTCAGGCTCACAAGCAAATATGGCAGTTTATTTAGTAGCTTTAGATCATGGAGATACTGTATTAGGTATGAATTTGAGTCATGGAGGTCACTTAACACACGGCGCTCCAGTCAATTTTAGCGGTAAATTTTACAACTTTGTTGAATATGGTGTAGATAAAGAAACTGAACGTATCGACTATGAAGAAGTACGTCGTCTTGCAAAAGAAAACAAACCAAAGTTAATTGTTGCAGGCGCATCTGCTTACCCTCGTGAAATCGACTTTAAGAAATTTAAAGAAATTGCTGATGAAGTCGGTGCTAAATTAATGGTGGATATGGCACACATCGCTGGCCTTATAGCTGCAGGTTTACATCAAAATCCTGTAGATTATGCTGATTTTGTTACAACAACAACGCATAAAACTTTAAGAGGACCGCGTGGTGGTATGATTCTTACTAAGGAAGAGTATGCAAAACAAATTGATAAAACAATCTTCCCTGGTATTCAAGGCGGACCGTTAGAGCATGTTATTGCTGCTAAGGCAGTAGCATTTGGAGAGGCTTTAAATCCTGACTTCAAGGATTATCAAGAGCAAGTTATAAAAAATGCAAAAGTATTAGCTGATACATTAGTCAAAGAAGGTTTCAGAGTAGTGTCTGGTGGAACTGACAACCACTTAGTAGCAGTTGATGTTAAAGGTTCATTTGGTATTACAGGTAAAGAAGCGGAAGAAGCATTAGATGAAGTCGGAATTACTTGTAATAAAAATACAATTCCATTTGATCAAGAAAAACCATTTGTAACAAGCGGTTTGCGTTTAGGTACACCAGCAGCTACAACACGCGGTTTCAAAGAGGAAGATTTTGAAGAAGTGGCTAAAATCATTAGCTTGGTTGTTCAAAATCCTAAAGATGAAGCTAAGTTGAAAGAAGCAAGTGAACGTGTAGCAGCATTGACTTCAAAACATCCATTATATAAATAA
- the upp gene encoding uracil phosphoribosyltransferase, protein MGKVHVFDHPLIQHKMSYIRDANTGTKEFRELVDEVGMLMAYEVTRDLELQDVEIETPVTKTTAKRLSGKKLAFVPILRAGLGMTQGILSLIPAARVGHVGLYRDPETLEAVEYFVKLPQDIEEREIVVVDPMLATGASAIEAINSLKNRGAKNIRFMCLIAAPEGVEKLQEAHPDVDIFIAALDEKLNDKAYITPGLGDAGDRLFGTK, encoded by the coding sequence ATGGGTAAAGTACATGTATTTGATCATCCACTCATTCAACATAAAATGAGCTATATCCGTGATGCTAACACAGGAACAAAAGAATTCAGAGAACTTGTTGATGAAGTCGGCATGTTGATGGCTTATGAAGTAACAAGAGATTTGGAGCTCCAAGATGTTGAAATTGAAACACCAGTAACGAAAACAACGGCAAAACGATTGTCAGGAAAAAAACTGGCATTCGTACCTATTTTAAGAGCAGGTTTAGGAATGACACAAGGTATTTTAAGTTTGATACCAGCAGCTCGTGTAGGACATGTTGGTTTATATCGTGATCCCGAAACATTAGAAGCGGTTGAATATTTTGTGAAATTACCGCAAGATATTGAAGAACGTGAAATTGTAGTTGTAGATCCGATGTTAGCAACAGGGGCTTCAGCAATTGAAGCAATTAATTCATTAAAAAACCGTGGTGCTAAAAACATTCGTTTCATGTGTTTGATTGCAGCGCCTGAAGGTGTCGAAAAACTTCAAGAAGCTCATCCAGATGTAGATATCTTTATTGCAGCACTTGATGAAAAGCTGAATGATAAAGCGTATATTACACCAGGATTAGGTGATGCTGGAGACCGTTTATTCGGAACAAAATAA
- the wecB gene encoding non-hydrolyzing UDP-N-acetylglucosamine 2-epimerase: protein MKKIMTVFGTRPEAIKMAPLVAQLKKESSLEAVVAVTAQHREMLDSVLETFDIHPDYDLNVMQAGQTLSDITSRVLKGLEAVIKAEKPDMILVHGDTMTTFASALAAFYNQVAIGHVEAGLRTWNKYSPYPEEMNRQMVSNLADIHFAPTAQAAENLLKENHSADSIVITGNTAIDAMSTTIKDDYQSEIIGKHQDKRIILLTAHRRENIGKPMEHIFKAVREIVDQHDDVVAVYPMHKNPKVREIAEKYLDNHERIELIEPLEVIDFHNFAHQSYLILTDSGGIQEEAPSLGKPVLVLRDTTERPEGVEAGTLKLVGTNEKSVYQAADELLTNASIYKAMSETDNPYGDGHAAERICDNIKYYFGLTCEKPYDFGENKDNFE from the coding sequence ATGAAGAAAATTATGACTGTATTCGGAACAAGACCAGAAGCAATTAAAATGGCGCCTCTTGTTGCGCAACTAAAAAAAGAATCCTCATTGGAAGCTGTCGTAGCGGTAACGGCTCAACATCGCGAAATGCTTGACTCTGTATTAGAAACATTCGATATTCATCCCGATTATGATTTGAATGTAATGCAGGCAGGACAAACACTTTCTGATATTACATCAAGGGTGTTGAAAGGACTAGAAGCAGTCATTAAAGCCGAAAAGCCAGATATGATATTAGTTCATGGAGATACGATGACAACTTTCGCAAGTGCATTGGCTGCATTTTATAACCAAGTTGCAATTGGTCATGTAGAAGCTGGATTACGAACTTGGAATAAGTATTCTCCATATCCTGAAGAAATGAACAGACAGATGGTAAGTAATCTTGCAGATATTCATTTCGCACCAACAGCACAAGCTGCAGAAAACTTATTGAAAGAAAATCACTCGGCCGACTCAATAGTTATTACAGGAAATACAGCTATCGACGCGATGTCTACTACTATTAAAGATGACTATCAGTCTGAGATTATCGGCAAACATCAAGATAAGCGTATAATTTTATTGACAGCACATCGACGTGAAAATATAGGGAAACCTATGGAACATATTTTTAAAGCAGTAAGAGAGATTGTAGATCAACATGATGATGTTGTAGCGGTATACCCGATGCATAAGAATCCGAAAGTGAGAGAGATTGCTGAAAAATATTTGGATAATCATGAACGTATAGAATTAATAGAACCGCTTGAGGTCATTGATTTCCATAATTTTGCGCATCAATCTTATCTGATTTTGACTGATTCAGGTGGTATACAAGAAGAGGCACCATCGCTTGGTAAGCCAGTACTTGTTTTAAGAGATACAACAGAACGACCTGAAGGCGTAGAAGCAGGAACGCTTAAACTAGTTGGTACAAATGAGAAAAGTGTCTATCAAGCTGCAGATGAGCTATTAACAAACGCATCAATTTATAAAGCAATGAGTGAAACGGATAACCCATATGGCGATGGTCATGCAGCTGAGCGTATTTGTGACAATATAAAGTACTATTTTGGGCTAACTTGTGAAAAACCATATGATTTTGGCGAAAATAAAGACAATTTTGAATAA
- a CDS encoding ATP synthase subunit I has translation MKQFNIIFKKYLQYYIYWLSVLVIIALIIPKPFIYGLIIGSFGSLINTYIFELYLSKAQKEETSQVSTGGFWRYLVAFLACCTWLFFKNQVNIIGVMIGLMISYILIILRPFLHKM, from the coding sequence ATGAAGCAATTCAACATAATTTTCAAGAAGTATCTTCAATATTACATTTATTGGTTGTCAGTGTTGGTGATTATTGCATTAATAATACCAAAACCTTTCATTTATGGCCTTATAATCGGTTCATTTGGTTCTTTGATCAATACATACATCTTTGAATTATATTTATCTAAGGCGCAGAAAGAGGAGACGTCTCAGGTATCAACAGGCGGTTTTTGGCGGTATCTCGTTGCATTTCTTGCCTGCTGCACCTGGCTTTTCTTTAAAAACCAAGTGAATATTATTGGTGTAATGATTGGTTTGATGATTTCATATATTTTAATCATCTTGCGACCATTTCTTCACAAAATGTAA
- the atpB gene encoding F0F1 ATP synthase subunit A: MQHKSPVVTWDLFGLDIKFNLASILMVIITSLIVLVIAIACTRNLQKRPTGKQNFIEWVFDFVRGIIESNLAWKKGGQFHFLAVTLILFIFVGNMLGLPFAIVIDHTLWWKSPTADATVTLTLATMVILLTHYYGIKMRGAKNYFKNYGQPFLALTPVNIFEEFTNTLTLGLRLYGNIYAGEILIGLLSSLIIGHAAWGWIIGVPGLIAWQAFSIFIGTIQAYIFIMLSMVYMSHKIADDH; encoded by the coding sequence ATGCAACATAAAAGCCCTGTAGTTACTTGGGATTTGTTCGGTTTGGATATTAAGTTCAACTTAGCAAGTATTTTAATGGTAATCATTACTTCGCTTATTGTTTTAGTGATAGCTATAGCTTGTACTCGAAACTTGCAAAAACGTCCAACCGGCAAACAAAACTTTATCGAGTGGGTCTTTGACTTTGTAAGAGGCATTATCGAGAGTAACTTAGCTTGGAAAAAAGGAGGACAATTCCATTTCTTAGCTGTTACGTTGATTTTGTTCATATTTGTCGGAAATATGCTCGGATTACCTTTTGCAATTGTAATCGACCATACATTATGGTGGAAATCTCCAACTGCTGACGCTACTGTTACTCTAACATTAGCAACTATGGTAATTTTATTAACACATTACTATGGTATTAAAATGCGAGGAGCGAAAAACTACTTTAAAAATTATGGTCAGCCATTCCTTGCATTAACACCTGTCAATATATTTGAAGAATTTACAAATACATTGACACTCGGCTTACGTTTGTATGGTAACATTTACGCAGGTGAGATTTTAATCGGCTTATTATCATCCTTGATAATCGGTCATGCGGCTTGGGGTTGGATTATCGGTGTTCCAGGCTTAATAGCTTGGCAAGCATTCTCGATTTTCATTGGTACTATCCAAGCGTATATCTTTATCATGTTATCCATGGTATACATGTCCCATAAAATTGCGGACGATCACTAG
- the atpE gene encoding F0F1 ATP synthase subunit C: protein MNLIAAAIAIGLSALGAGIGNGLIVSRTVEGVARQPEARGQLMSIMFIGIGLVEALPILGLVISFIVLFQ, encoded by the coding sequence ATGAATTTAATCGCAGCGGCAATCGCAATTGGTTTATCAGCACTTGGTGCAGGTATTGGTAACGGTCTTATTGTATCTAGAACAGTTGAAGGTGTAGCACGTCAACCAGAAGCACGTGGACAATTAATGTCAATTATGTTCATCGGTATCGGTTTGGTTGAGGCATTACCTATCCTTGGTCTTGTAATTTCATTCATTGTTTTATTCCAGTAA